The nucleotide sequence GCCGATTCGGTCCGCTCCCTGCCCCGCCGGCACCACCGGTCGCAGGCTGATAGCCGCCGCGCCTACATCGGCGTTCAGGTTGAAGCCGCGCACATCGAGGAGCTCGGCCAGATCAATACGGCCATGCTCGACCACACGAATCTGCGCCTGCCGATTGATCCGCGACAATCGCAGACTCAGCGCCTCGACCTGGGCAGCATCGACCAGATCGGTCTTGCTCAGCAACAGACGGTCGGCGAAACCGACCTGTGCCTGGGCGATGGCTTCCTGCAAATGGATGTCGGCATGCGCGGCATCCACCAGAGTGATGATGCCGTCGAGCACATAGCGCTCGCGCAGCTCCTCGTCGACGAAAAAGGTCTGCGCCACCGGGGCCGGATCGGCCAGGCCAGTGCACTCGATCACCAGGCGATCGAAGGCGATGGCGCCGCTATCCAAGCGCTCGAGCAGCAACAACAACGCGCGCTCCAGGTCGCCATGGATGCTGCAGCACACGCAGCCATTGGCAAGCGTCAGCACTTCTACCGGCTGGTCGCCAAGCAACTGGCTATCGATGCCGGATTCAGCGAATTCGTTTTCGATCACGGCGAGCTTCAGGCCGTGCTCGGCTTCGAGCAGATAGCGCAACAAGGTGGTCTTGCCGGCACCGAGAAAGCCGCTGAGCACGGTGACGGGAATGGGCAGATGGGACATAGGGATTCCTGCAGGTTCAGCTGTCGGGCTACCAACTCAGCCCGACCTGGTAATGAAAAACGCCACGACTAAGCGTGGCGCGGGGGTCGAGCTGGGGCTCAACAACAGCGGATTGGTCGACCTTTACCGCCGCCGTAGCGGGCTTCCTGGCGTTCGCGGAAGAACTCCTCATAGGTCATTACCGGCAGATCAGGGTGGGTCTTGTGCATGTGCTCGACGTAGTTGTCGTAGTCCGGCATACCCACCATCAGGCGGGCGGCCTGGCCCAGGTATTTACCCAATCGACTGAGGTCATTGAACATCGCGGCGTACCTTAGGTGATGCGGCCGTTAGATGAATGCGGTACCCGCCAAGTGGCGGATACCGCAGCCTATTACGCCTCAGGAATCGGTTGGAACGGCGCTTCCCGATCCGTCCTTTCGGCCTTCGACAGCGCCCGGATCCCAGTCTTGATGGCAAACAGCAGCACGCTGAAGACCACCAACAGGAACAGCGCTGTGAGCGTCGCGTTGGTGTAGGCGTTGAAGATCACATGCTGCATCTGAGCGATGTCCTTGGCTGGCGCCAGCACCTGACCGGCAGCCAGGGCATCGCTGTATTTCTGGCCGAGGGCGACGAAACCGACCGCCGGATTCGGATCGAACAGCTTGATCAGCCCTGCCGCGGTGGTGCAGATCAGCAGCCACAGCGCCGGCAACAGAGTCACCCACACGTAGCGCTGACGCTTCATCTTGATCAGGACCACGGTGCCGAGCATCAACGCAATACCGGCGAGCATCTGGTTGGAAATGCCGAACAGCGGCCACAAGGTGTTGATGCCACCCAACGGGTCGATCACGCCTTGATAGAGCAGCCAACCCCACAGCGCCACACAACCGGCGGTAGCAACCACGTTGGCGCCCCAGGATGCGGTATTGCTCAGCGCGGGCACGAAGCTGCCCAGCAAGTCCTGGAGCATGAAGCGTCCAGCACGCGTACCGGCATCGACGGCAGTGAGGATGAACAGGGCCTCGAACAGGATTGCGAAGTGGTACCAGAACGCCATGGTGTTCTCACCCGGCAACACCTGGTGAAGGATGTGCGCGATCCCCACTGCCAGGGTCGGCGCCCCGCCGGCGCGGGCGAGGATGGTGTTCTCGCCGATGTCCTTGGCGGTGGCCGTGAGCATTTCAGGCGTGACGGCGAAGCCCCA is from Pseudomonas sp. LS44 and encodes:
- the yjiA gene encoding GTPase, whose amino-acid sequence is MSHLPIPVTVLSGFLGAGKTTLLRYLLEAEHGLKLAVIENEFAESGIDSQLLGDQPVEVLTLANGCVCCSIHGDLERALLLLLERLDSGAIAFDRLVIECTGLADPAPVAQTFFVDEELRERYVLDGIITLVDAAHADIHLQEAIAQAQVGFADRLLLSKTDLVDAAQVEALSLRLSRINRQAQIRVVEHGRIDLAELLDVRGFNLNADVGAAAISLRPVVPAGQGADRIGTLVLRSDQALDLDKLSEFMNQLLEQHGKSLLRYKGVLSIAGEPRRLVFQGVLKLYGFDWDSEWGADEPRESVMVFIGDSLPEEQIRQGFAEVAG
- a CDS encoding YbdD/YjiX family protein — encoded protein: MFNDLSRLGKYLGQAARLMVGMPDYDNYVEHMHKTHPDLPVMTYEEFFRERQEARYGGGKGRPIRCC